A genomic region of Gemmata massiliana contains the following coding sequences:
- a CDS encoding BBP7 family outer membrane beta-barrel protein, whose protein sequence is MKRFGVRAIGLGLTLTAGSALAADGDWRSVGAADPPSGVVPAGTPGLLPPPMRKAPTKDEGPIWLPARQPVAPVQQVGARTEPMPVAPPSVPQTQPLPLPQSEAVGPRVSSANDGGPAPALPPIPDVPEPPLMRAVTQPPVPQLDPKPQANPLPAPRASDPPPMRQPQPPFNQPSWNGVNPQANPLPTPRPVDQRPIWQEEQPAPFPVLQPAPAELMYPAGAFEVSKHNTFGSPPIRISRDYPSLSELTGRNSRDLSVVDDGANGANGPMNRYFVRGEYLLWWMPGFATPVLGTTNANTDLNGYLGEPGTTSLLGPGAFLGSTRSGFRIRAGAWLDESQSCGIDGGFFFLGNKSASVTFSPDQFPLITRPIFAPNLIPGTDQQFGENGEAVAVPGILRGSLGVQADSRLWGADVNARWCWKNTCDSRSEIFAGYRHLNLRESLAITENITVIGSGGNRLVIPDPIGTQIVVQDRFVTRNQFHGAQVGGVYDRRWGRWDLEARGSVALGATHQILEIGGFQTRQQPGGPQVVFNNGGLLAAGSNIGKFSRDRFSVAPELTLNLGYAVTPNIRVFAGYNFLYWSNVIRPGDQIDHVVDLTLVPNAPAVGFSGQFRPRPLFKQSDLAINGVQFGLELKW, encoded by the coding sequence GCGTGGTGCCGGCCGGCACACCCGGGTTGTTACCGCCCCCGATGCGCAAAGCGCCCACGAAGGACGAAGGCCCGATCTGGCTTCCCGCCCGGCAGCCCGTCGCGCCCGTTCAGCAGGTTGGGGCGCGAACCGAGCCGATGCCGGTCGCTCCACCGTCCGTACCTCAGACACAGCCATTGCCGCTGCCCCAATCGGAAGCGGTCGGTCCGCGCGTGAGCAGCGCGAATGACGGCGGCCCGGCGCCCGCGTTGCCGCCGATACCGGACGTCCCGGAACCGCCCCTGATGCGCGCGGTGACGCAACCGCCCGTGCCACAACTCGATCCGAAACCGCAGGCGAACCCGCTCCCCGCGCCGCGAGCGAGCGACCCGCCGCCGATGCGCCAGCCGCAACCGCCGTTCAATCAGCCGTCGTGGAACGGGGTTAACCCGCAAGCGAACCCGCTCCCCACGCCGCGCCCGGTGGACCAGCGCCCGATTTGGCAGGAAGAACAACCGGCCCCGTTCCCGGTGCTCCAGCCCGCGCCCGCGGAGCTGATGTATCCGGCCGGAGCGTTCGAGGTCTCCAAGCACAACACGTTCGGCTCCCCGCCGATCCGGATCTCGCGCGATTACCCGTCGCTCAGCGAACTGACCGGCCGCAATTCGCGCGACCTGAGTGTCGTCGATGATGGGGCGAACGGGGCGAACGGGCCGATGAACCGGTACTTCGTGCGCGGCGAGTACCTGCTGTGGTGGATGCCGGGGTTCGCGACACCGGTGCTCGGTACGACCAACGCGAACACCGATTTGAACGGCTACCTCGGTGAACCCGGTACGACCTCGCTTCTGGGGCCGGGAGCCTTCCTCGGTAGTACGCGCAGCGGATTCCGCATCCGCGCCGGCGCGTGGTTAGACGAGAGCCAGTCGTGCGGCATCGACGGCGGGTTCTTCTTCCTGGGGAACAAGTCTGCCTCCGTCACGTTCAGCCCGGACCAGTTCCCGCTCATCACGCGCCCGATTTTCGCGCCCAACTTGATTCCCGGCACGGACCAGCAGTTCGGCGAGAACGGTGAAGCGGTCGCGGTGCCCGGGATCCTGCGCGGGTCGCTCGGCGTACAGGCAGACAGTCGGCTGTGGGGCGCGGACGTGAACGCGCGCTGGTGCTGGAAAAACACCTGCGATTCGCGGTCCGAAATCTTTGCGGGCTACCGGCACCTCAACCTGCGCGAGAGCCTCGCGATTACCGAAAACATCACCGTGATCGGGTCCGGTGGGAATCGACTCGTTATCCCGGACCCGATCGGCACGCAGATCGTCGTGCAGGACCGTTTCGTCACGCGGAACCAGTTCCACGGAGCGCAAGTCGGTGGTGTTTATGACCGGCGCTGGGGGCGCTGGGACTTGGAAGCACGCGGATCGGTCGCGCTCGGGGCCACACACCAGATTCTGGAGATCGGCGGCTTCCAGACGCGCCAACAGCCGGGCGGTCCCCAGGTCGTGTTCAACAACGGTGGGTTGCTCGCGGCCGGATCGAACATCGGTAAGTTCTCGCGCGACCGCTTCAGTGTGGCACCGGAGCTGACGCTGAACCTCGGGTACGCGGTCACCCCGAATATCCGCGTGTTCGCGGGGTACAACTTCCTCTACTGGTCGAACGTGATCCGGCCGGGCGACCAGATCGACCACGTGGTCGACCTCACACTCGTACCGAACGCGCCGGCCGTGGGCTTCTCGGGCCAGTTCCGCCCGCGACCGCTCTTCAAGCAGTCTGATTTGGCGATCAACGGAGTTCAGTTCGGTCTGGAATTGAAGTGGTGA
- a CDS encoding outer membrane protein assembly factor BamB family protein, protein MSRICFLSLVASLFALALGHAGDWPRFRGPNGSGTVSGTLPDIDPAHPLWAVKVPGGKGVSSPIIVDGKVYLQSASADGKTRSLMCLSAADGTTLWTKDLPGDKASTHAKNSLASGTPACDGTQIYCAWWDGNAVSLAAYDLTGKELWQQSLGSYVSQHGPGFSPMIHNGLVFVNVDDDKHAELVAFDAKTGQKKWFAERKHVRASYPTPFLLERPGKPAELILGTTTALTSYHPATGKVNWEYTMVWAKGDAPLRVIGHPVYVNGLLVVYCGDGGGSRYTCAIDIEAKKPTKVWELKKETPYVPCMLVKDNRLFWIGDKGIATCVEAKTGKAAWAERVFVGDVTASPVLVGDKILTVSEKGEVAVVKADKEFEEPTKVSLGEGVFASPAIADGRVYIRGVNTLFCFGKK, encoded by the coding sequence ATGAGCCGTATCTGCTTCCTGTCGTTAGTCGCGAGCCTGTTCGCTCTCGCGCTCGGCCACGCCGGGGACTGGCCGCGGTTCCGCGGGCCGAACGGTTCCGGCACGGTTTCGGGAACGCTGCCCGACATCGACCCGGCGCACCCGCTGTGGGCCGTAAAAGTGCCCGGCGGAAAGGGCGTCAGTTCGCCGATCATCGTGGACGGCAAAGTGTACCTGCAATCGGCTTCCGCCGACGGTAAGACGCGGTCTCTGATGTGTTTAAGTGCTGCGGACGGCACAACACTCTGGACGAAAGATCTGCCCGGCGACAAGGCGTCGACCCACGCGAAGAACTCGCTCGCGTCCGGTACGCCGGCCTGCGACGGCACGCAGATTTACTGTGCCTGGTGGGACGGGAACGCGGTGAGTCTGGCCGCCTACGACCTGACCGGCAAGGAACTGTGGCAGCAGTCGCTCGGCAGTTACGTGAGCCAGCACGGTCCCGGGTTCTCGCCGATGATTCACAACGGGCTCGTGTTCGTGAACGTGGACGACGACAAGCATGCAGAACTGGTCGCGTTCGACGCGAAGACGGGTCAGAAGAAGTGGTTCGCGGAGCGGAAACACGTCCGGGCGAGTTACCCCACCCCGTTCCTGCTCGAGCGCCCGGGGAAGCCCGCGGAACTGATCCTCGGTACCACGACGGCTCTCACCTCGTACCACCCCGCGACCGGCAAGGTCAACTGGGAGTACACGATGGTGTGGGCGAAGGGCGACGCACCGCTCCGCGTGATCGGGCACCCGGTGTACGTGAACGGACTACTCGTGGTGTACTGCGGCGACGGCGGCGGTTCGCGCTACACGTGCGCGATCGACATCGAAGCGAAGAAGCCCACGAAGGTCTGGGAACTGAAGAAAGAGACGCCCTACGTACCGTGCATGCTGGTGAAGGACAACCGGCTGTTCTGGATCGGCGACAAGGGCATCGCCACCTGTGTGGAGGCGAAGACCGGTAAGGCGGCGTGGGCAGAGCGCGTGTTTGTTGGAGACGTGACCGCGTCGCCGGTCCTCGTCGGCGACAAGATCCTGACGGTGTCCGAGAAGGGCGAAGTCGCCGTGGTGAAGGCGGACAAGGAGTTCGAGGAGCCGACTAAGGTTTCGCTCGGCGAGGGCGTGTTCGCCAGTCCCGCCATCGCGGACGGGCGCGTTTACATTCGCGGGGTCAATACGCTGTTTTGCTTCGGCAAGAAGTGA